A section of the Campylobacter porcelli genome encodes:
- a CDS encoding SCO family protein, translating to MKRLAYAVLLIVLALGAYILVDNRLKIAKYNFDANSTLGAVNITSFKDEYKILYFGYTFCPDICPSTFTILSSVIDEMGLNDRIKVLFVTLDLQRDSEKECDEFAKYFYSNSVCLKMKDDELKRVVENYNARYKIVNLQNSAMDYSVAHSSSLYLFQKDGKFYKEISNLTKDEIRKEILGLTKN from the coding sequence ATGAAAAGATTGGCGTATGCTGTTTTGTTAATTGTATTAGCACTTGGTGCGTATATTTTGGTAGATAATAGACTAAAAATTGCCAAATATAATTTTGACGCAAATAGTACGCTTGGAGCTGTGAATATAACAAGCTTTAAAGATGAGTATAAAATTTTATATTTTGGCTATACATTCTGCCCTGATATTTGCCCTTCTACTTTTACTATTCTCTCATCAGTAATCGATGAAATGGGGTTAAATGATAGGATTAAAGTTCTGTTTGTTACTCTTGATTTACAAAGAGATAGCGAAAAGGAGTGCGATGAATTTGCTAAATATTTTTATTCAAATTCAGTATGTTTAAAGATGAAAGATGATGAGTTAAAAAGGGTAGTAGAGAATTATAACGCTAGATATAAGATTGTAAATTTACAAAATTCAGCTATGGATTATAGCGTGGCTCATAGCTCTTCACTCTATCTATTTCAAAAAGATGGGAAATTTTATAAAGAGATCTCAAATTTAACCAAAGATGAGATAAGAAAAGAGATTTTGGGATTGACTAAAAATTAA
- a CDS encoding FtsW/RodA/SpoVE family cell cycle protein produces MILLDKRILTHFDYVQPALILPIIFLSYSLINEASDMLSAKMVAYLIIGFGAFLLFFLLPIRKLEWLIPSVYWINIILLLSVELVGVSKLGAQRWIEIPFINFTIQPSEIMKPAFVLMLAYIIKKTPPDDEGYNLKQFIKISFYILLPFVLILKEPDLGTALMLLITGYGVLFIIGVNRKIWISIALLIGICSPILYENLHDYQKKRIADFISEKPSYQVRQSIIAIGNGGITGKSVDEATQTKFKFLPIATSDFIFAYTVERYGFIGGAGLIMLYGFLIVHLLSLNYKLKDEYFIKVAVSAVALLIFIYVSINIFMTIGFAPVVGIPLPFYSYGGSSFITFMCLFGILQNLLTFRFDKTNRFVKINF; encoded by the coding sequence TTGATACTATTAGATAAGAGAATCTTAACACATTTTGACTATGTTCAACCAGCACTTATTTTGCCAATCATATTTCTTTCATATAGCCTAATAAACGAAGCTAGCGATATGCTCTCAGCTAAGATGGTGGCATATTTGATAATTGGCTTTGGGGCGTTTTTGTTATTTTTTTTATTACCAATTCGCAAACTTGAGTGGCTCATCCCTAGCGTATATTGGATAAATATAATTTTGCTACTAAGCGTAGAATTGGTCGGCGTTAGCAAGCTTGGAGCACAAAGGTGGATTGAAATTCCATTTATCAACTTTACAATCCAGCCAAGCGAGATTATGAAACCTGCTTTTGTCTTAATGCTTGCTTATATCATCAAAAAAACTCCACCAGATGATGAAGGCTATAATCTTAAGCAATTTATCAAAATTAGCTTTTACATACTGCTTCCATTTGTTTTAATATTAAAAGAGCCAGATTTAGGCACGGCACTTATGCTATTAATCACTGGATATGGAGTGCTATTTATAATCGGAGTAAATCGCAAAATTTGGATTAGCATAGCCCTTTTAATCGGGATTTGTTCGCCAATATTATACGAAAATTTACACGATTATCAAAAAAAGAGAATAGCTGATTTCATAAGCGAAAAGCCAAGTTATCAAGTAAGACAGAGCATTATCGCAATCGGAAATGGCGGAATAACTGGTAAAAGCGTAGATGAAGCAACTCAAACTAAATTTAAATTCCTACCAATTGCTACAAGCGATTTCATATTTGCTTATACGGTTGAGAGATATGGATTTATCGGTGGTGCTGGGCTTATTATGCTATATGGGTTTTTGATTGTCCATCTTTTGAGCTTAAATTACAAGCTTAAAGATGAATATTTCATCAAAGTCGCAGTAAGCGCTGTGGCGCTTTTGATATTTATATATGTTAGTATCAATATCTTTATGACTATAGGTTTTGCGCCTGTTGTAGGGATTCCACTTCCATTTTATAGCTATGGCGGAAGTAGCTTTATCACATTTATGTGTCTTTTTGGAATTTTGCAAAATCTATTAACATTTAGATTTGATAAAACAAATAGATTTGTTAAGATTAATTTTTAG
- a CDS encoding RluA family pseudouridine synthase, translated as MTEFISTNIARLDQELTSYLNISRNQVINLIKSANVSVNDKVVKKAGFNLNLGDKITINQAKITQIQSEFKAEFDIEIIYEDDDILVINKPINIIVHPAPSVKEATLVEWLKQNGYTLSNLASQERAGIVHRLDKGTSGVMVVAKNNESHANLSSQLSSRDMGRIYLALCDLPLKENCIINRPIGRHMQNRLKNAVISGAKPSKSAFANILTSENKMVNLIAAKLFTGRTHQIRVHLASINRHILGDDLYGFKSNNDKIGRIFLHAYILRLIHPRSGQIMEFKAPLPNEFYERIGKEFNKEIVDESIGVLYDVFRDISCWVCYE; from the coding sequence TTGACTGAATTTATATCTACAAATATCGCAAGGCTAGACCAAGAGCTGACATCTTATCTTAATATTTCACGAAATCAAGTGATAAATTTAATCAAAAGCGCAAATGTAAGCGTAAATGATAAGGTGGTAAAAAAAGCTGGATTTAATCTAAATTTAGGCGATAAAATCACGATAAATCAAGCTAAAATCACTCAAATTCAAAGCGAATTTAAAGCTGAGTTTGATATAGAAATCATATATGAAGATGATGATATTTTGGTAATTAATAAGCCAATTAATATCATAGTCCATCCAGCTCCAAGCGTCAAAGAAGCCACGCTTGTAGAGTGGCTAAAGCAAAATGGCTACACGCTTTCAAATTTAGCCTCTCAAGAGCGTGCTGGAATAGTCCATAGGCTAGATAAAGGCACTAGCGGAGTGATGGTAGTGGCTAAAAATAATGAATCTCACGCAAATTTAAGCTCTCAATTAAGCAGTAGAGATATGGGTAGAATTTATTTAGCACTTTGTGATTTGCCTCTTAAGGAAAATTGTATTATAAATAGACCAATTGGTAGGCATATGCAAAATAGATTAAAAAATGCCGTAATAAGTGGTGCAAAACCTTCTAAATCAGCATTTGCTAATATTTTAACAAGCGAAAATAAGATGGTAAATTTGATTGCTGCGAAGCTATTTACTGGGCGAACTCATCAGATTAGGGTGCATTTAGCAAGTATAAATCGTCATATTTTAGGAGATGATTTATATGGTTTTAAGAGCAATAATGATAAAATAGGCAGAATTTTTTTACACGCATATATTTTGAGATTAATTCATCCTAGAAGTGGTCAAATTATGGAATTTAAAGCCCCTTTGCCTAATGAATTTTATGAGCGTATTGGTAAGGAATTTAATAAGGAGATAGTAGATGAGAGTATTGGTGTTTTGTATGATGTTTTTAGGGATATTTCTTGCTGGGTGTGTTACGAATAA
- a CDS encoding fibronectin type III domain-containing protein, with protein MRVLVFCMMFLGIFLAGCVTNKTTQIDPNLPIVNELKTISDMTEIAFEWPLMADANISGYYLYRSNPNDNHQLNVIAKLDDKFTTHYVDSALAPSTEYLYELRTYNELGNISAQGQRISATTQPLIESVTFIQALYGLPNKIKVLWRPHPDLRVASYILEKSSLSSDSWHEVARINGRLNVEYIDNSVEPGQNYRYRISVKTYSGIISAPSKVVDAQTKALPNMVMNLSASVNLPKKIILTWDPNSNDDFNHYAIYRATNDIFPMTKIATTLDTAYEDLINDNGVNYYYKVTAVDSDGLESPRQNNAVVGSTLPAPKEPLFSSAGFNGSSVELSWNQGSDLRAVKYKITKSSSEGENIIYDINSQTYSDFEVRRGVEYTYKIQAIDEFGLESKYSQKAVVITK; from the coding sequence ATGAGAGTATTGGTGTTTTGTATGATGTTTTTAGGGATATTTCTTGCTGGGTGTGTTACGAATAAAACAACGCAGATAGATCCGAATTTGCCTATAGTAAATGAGCTAAAAACTATTAGCGATATGACTGAGATTGCTTTTGAGTGGCCATTGATGGCAGATGCAAATATCAGTGGATACTATCTATATCGCTCAAATCCAAATGATAATCATCAATTAAATGTAATAGCTAAGCTTGATGATAAATTCACCACCCACTATGTAGATAGTGCGTTAGCTCCATCAACTGAGTATCTATATGAGCTTAGGACATATAATGAGCTAGGCAATATCTCAGCACAAGGACAAAGAATCAGTGCTACAACTCAGCCTCTTATAGAGTCAGTTACATTTATTCAAGCTCTTTATGGTTTGCCAAATAAGATAAAAGTTTTATGGCGCCCCCATCCAGACCTTAGGGTGGCTTCATATATATTAGAAAAAAGCTCACTATCTAGCGATAGTTGGCACGAAGTAGCTCGTATAAATGGCAGGTTAAATGTCGAATATATAGATAATAGCGTTGAGCCAGGGCAGAATTATAGATATAGAATTTCAGTCAAAACCTATAGCGGTATCATATCAGCTCCTAGTAAGGTAGTAGATGCACAGACAAAGGCGTTACCAAATATGGTTATGAATTTAAGTGCTAGTGTGAATTTACCTAAAAAAATTATTTTGACTTGGGATCCAAATTCAAATGATGATTTTAATCACTATGCTATTTACCGCGCTACAAATGATATATTTCCTATGACAAAGATCGCTACCACTTTAGATACGGCATATGAGGATTTGATTAATGATAATGGGGTGAATTATTATTATAAGGTTACAGCTGTAGATAGTGATGGCTTAGAAAGCCCACGCCAAAATAACGCAGTAGTCGGCTCAACTCTTCCAGCCCCTAAAGAGCCGCTATTTAGCTCAGCTGGATTTAATGGCTCATCTGTGGAGCTTAGCTGGAATCAAGGTAGTGATTTAAGAGCTGTAAAATACAAAATTACAAAATCAAGCAGTGAAGGCGAGAATATAATTTATGATATAAATTCTCAAACTTATAGCGATTTTGAAGTTAGAAGAGGCGTAGAATATACATATAAAATTCAAGCCATAGATGAGTTTGGCTTAGAGTCTAAATATAGTCAAAAAGCAGTGGTGATAACTAAATAA
- the trmB gene encoding tRNA (guanosine(46)-N7)-methyltransferase TrmB, with protein MPNFLAKNLKDIKLPVSLDGVEFIWEAINGDEKLVYTKALDCEFCLVVKNSGDKYVIKCDKLSRPANLKAIQKALIAYKDLFATDVISQAIALKESKNSSYNQYIISSDELLSRLDGCEYKSIFVEIGFGSGRHLLYQAKENPNTLIIGIEVYKPACMQVENLARINGLNNILLLNLDARLVMSLLKSNSIDRLFLHFPVPWTKSKMRRVVSEQFAMETKRILKDGGKFELRSDDREYSDYTISCFMDLQISNIQIYKNRFLEISSKYEDRWIRQNKDIYDVIYLFYGSSDELNLECEFEFDRPNLEQIKSNFTNKTIKNSDHFIHLERIYTLCDGSILLRVAFGSFYRPEHRYLIITKDSISYLFKKPLLTIENIKAHKNLEDMLRCVTL; from the coding sequence ATGCCAAATTTTTTAGCTAAGAATTTAAAAGATATTAAACTTCCAGTATCATTGGATGGGGTGGAGTTTATCTGGGAGGCTATAAATGGCGATGAGAAGTTAGTATATACTAAAGCTTTAGATTGTGAATTTTGCCTTGTGGTAAAAAATAGCGGCGACAAATATGTAATTAAGTGCGATAAACTCTCAAGACCAGCCAATCTTAAGGCTATACAAAAGGCATTAATAGCATATAAAGATCTATTTGCTACTGATGTTATTAGTCAGGCTATAGCATTAAAAGAGTCTAAAAATAGCAGTTATAATCAGTATATAATAAGCAGCGATGAGCTTTTAAGCAGATTAGATGGTTGTGAGTATAAGAGTATTTTTGTAGAGATTGGATTTGGTAGTGGTAGGCATCTACTATATCAAGCTAAAGAGAACCCAAATACGCTAATAATCGGTATAGAGGTGTATAAACCAGCTTGTATGCAAGTAGAAAATTTAGCTAGAATTAATGGGTTAAATAATATTTTATTGCTAAATTTAGATGCTAGACTTGTGATGAGCTTATTAAAGTCAAATAGCATTGATAGGCTATTTTTACACTTTCCAGTGCCATGGACAAAGAGTAAGATGAGACGAGTAGTAAGCGAACAATTTGCTATGGAGACTAAGCGTATATTAAAAGATGGTGGCAAATTTGAGCTAAGAAGTGATGACAGAGAGTATAGCGATTATACCATTAGTTGCTTTATGGATTTACAAATTTCAAATATACAGATATATAAAAATAGATTTTTAGAAATATCAAGCAAATATGAAGATAGATGGATAAGGCAAAATAAGGATATTTATGATGTGATCTACTTATTTTATGGTAGTAGTGATGAGCTAAATTTAGAGTGTGAATTTGAGTTTGATAGGCCAAATTTGGAGCAGATAAAATCAAATTTTACCAATAAAACTATCAAAAATAGCGATCATTTTATACATTTAGAGCGAATTTATACGCTTTGTGATGGATCTATTTTATTAAGGGTGGCATTTGGCTCATTTTATAGACCCGAGCATAGATATTTAATAATAACAAAAGATAGTATCTCATATCTATTTAAAAAGCCATTACTAACCATAGAAAATATCAAAGCTCATAAGAATTTAGAGGATATGCTAAGATGCGTCACATTGTAG
- a CDS encoding cell division ATP-binding protein FtsE, whose protein sequence is MRHIVEARDLVLEYDKSFKVINGASFNINVNDFVFITGKSGSGKSTLIRSMYGDMSISGGSLNVCLSELKGISRSALALLRQRVGIIFQDFRLINEWNVERNVMLPLIIKGYNQSVCKKQAAKLLNHVNLLHKADKFPLELSGGEQQRVAMARALAHNPQLLLCDEPTGSLDEYSSDVIWSLLRSAKEGLGTCVVVVTHKIPSGLRMHYRHFELSNGEINEII, encoded by the coding sequence ATGCGTCACATTGTAGAAGCTAGAGATTTGGTTTTAGAGTATGATAAAAGCTTTAAGGTTATAAATGGTGCTAGTTTTAATATAAATGTAAATGATTTTGTGTTTATAACTGGTAAAAGTGGTAGTGGCAAATCCACCTTAATTCGCTCAATGTATGGGGATATGAGTATTAGCGGGGGTAGCTTAAATGTCTGTTTGAGTGAGCTAAAGGGTATTAGTAGATCTGCTTTAGCACTTCTTCGCCAAAGGGTTGGGATAATATTTCAAGATTTTAGACTTATAAATGAGTGGAATGTAGAGCGAAATGTGATGCTACCGCTAATAATCAAAGGCTACAATCAAAGCGTGTGTAAAAAACAGGCTGCAAAGCTATTAAATCATGTAAATTTACTTCATAAAGCTGATAAATTTCCACTTGAGCTAAGCGGTGGAGAACAGCAAAGAGTAGCGATGGCAAGAGCCTTAGCACACAATCCTCAACTTCTTTTATGCGATGAGCCTACTGGGAGCTTGGATGAGTATTCAAGCGATGTTATCTGGTCGCTCCTTCGCTCAGCAAAAGAGGGGCTTGGGACTTGCGTGGTGGTTGTTACACATAAGATCCCTTCAGGCTTAAGAATGCACTATCGCCATTTTGAGCTATCTAATGGAGAGATAAATGAGATCATTTAA
- a CDS encoding FtsX-like permease family protein, producing the protein MRSFKSHISVIFPLLILLFAIEFSLMLGKFVSDYELKMANDYNIVVVSEVELNDNMLIPVIPTFASLSTLDANLVLNHLKNDISAKNISVLKSVLPRFYSLKLTKFPSKETMMDIKTNLVKIQGIKRVETFSKTHDQVYNMLILSKSLAGYFAILVGLLGLVLVFKQMRIWLYEHRRRVEIMTLFGAPYWLKSAMLYKLAIVDSIIATTLVVIFYAIFPALPSFKSAIFAIGFDQPNLDLLSDAAILFGASVVVSIVAVSLVMMFSRRR; encoded by the coding sequence ATGAGATCATTTAAGAGTCATATCAGCGTTATTTTCCCACTTCTTATCTTGCTTTTTGCTATTGAATTTAGCTTAATGCTTGGTAAATTTGTGAGTGATTATGAGCTAAAAATGGCAAATGATTATAATATAGTAGTTGTATCAGAAGTGGAGTTAAATGATAATATGCTAATTCCGGTTATACCGACATTTGCTTCACTTTCTACGCTTGATGCGAATTTGGTTTTAAATCATCTTAAAAATGATATATCAGCTAAAAATATATCCGTATTAAAGAGCGTTTTACCAAGATTTTACTCCCTTAAATTGACTAAATTTCCATCTAAGGAAACTATGATGGATATAAAGACAAATTTAGTTAAAATCCAAGGCATAAAGCGAGTAGAGACATTTTCTAAAACGCACGATCAAGTCTATAATATGCTAATTTTATCTAAAAGCCTAGCTGGGTATTTTGCTATTTTGGTTGGGCTTTTGGGGCTTGTTTTGGTATTTAAGCAGATGAGAATTTGGCTTTATGAGCATCGTAGGAGAGTTGAGATTATGACGCTTTTTGGTGCGCCATATTGGCTAAAATCAGCTATGCTTTACAAACTTGCAATTGTAGATAGCATTATAGCCACTACTCTTGTTGTGATCTTTTATGCTATTTTTCCAGCACTTCCAAGCTTTAAAAGTGCGATTTTTGCCATTGGATTTGACCAGCCAAATTTAGATTTGCTAAGTGATGCGGCAATTTTATTTGGTGCATCAGTTGTGGTTTCTATTGTTGCAGTTAGCTTGGTTATGATGTTTTCAAGGCGTAGATAA
- a CDS encoding murein hydrolase activator EnvC family protein, with protein MRFLLLIALFFNAIFASNVSQKIKDQKDSISSAKKLENQINKKLEELAIDIIAGNKAVENTAKQISELSQQVKALEDSAHSANIELDKLTSQNGELIKSQKDMELRMVKIISEDFAYDLVVPNDYSESQDSIIATEILLNLNSVMSSEFKKLAQDYEETTNLIKSQSKKIESIKFDLREFRQKQASLKSLQNKQKRELEILNQDKNIYSKKLNDIKKQQDEMRKTLENLQILAAKPKEEPKKQAKEQTTAKSDDVRMIGSSYQAGNVKRYNGAKTIAPLDKFSVKQKFGDYIDPVYNIKIFNESVVLRSATTDARVKNVLAGTIVFAKQTPVLDKVVIVENGNGIHTIYAHLDKIAPTIKVGQKVKKGYVIGRVKQDLTFEVTQKNYHINPLELIAMN; from the coding sequence ATGCGATTTTTACTACTTATTGCTCTATTTTTTAATGCTATTTTTGCCTCAAATGTCTCACAAAAGATTAAAGATCAAAAAGATAGCATAAGCTCAGCTAAAAAATTAGAAAATCAGATAAATAAAAAACTAGAAGAGTTAGCTATCGATATTATCGCTGGTAATAAGGCTGTAGAGAATACCGCTAAGCAAATTAGTGAGCTATCGCAGCAAGTTAAAGCCTTAGAAGATAGTGCTCATAGTGCAAATATCGAGCTTGATAAGCTTACAAGCCAAAATGGGGAGCTTATTAAGAGTCAAAAAGATATGGAGCTTAGGATGGTAAAGATTATTAGCGAGGATTTTGCTTATGATCTTGTCGTGCCAAATGATTATTCAGAGAGCCAAGATAGCATTATCGCTACTGAAATTTTGCTAAATTTAAATAGCGTGATGAGTAGTGAGTTTAAAAAATTAGCTCAAGATTACGAAGAGACAACTAATCTTATAAAATCACAATCAAAAAAGATAGAATCTATAAAATTTGACCTTAGAGAATTTCGCCAAAAACAAGCTTCGCTCAAATCCTTGCAAAATAAGCAAAAAAGAGAGTTAGAGATTTTAAATCAAGATAAAAATATCTACTCTAAGAAGTTAAATGATATTAAAAAGCAACAAGATGAGATGAGAAAGACGCTTGAGAATTTACAAATTTTAGCCGCAAAACCAAAAGAGGAGCCTAAAAAACAAGCCAAAGAGCAAACTACAGCTAAAAGCGATGATGTCAGAATGATAGGCTCAAGCTATCAAGCTGGAAATGTAAAGAGATATAATGGGGCTAAAACTATTGCGCCTTTGGATAAATTTAGCGTTAAACAGAAATTTGGCGATTATATAGATCCAGTTTATAATATTAAAATTTTTAATGAATCTGTTGTATTACGCTCAGCTACTACTGATGCTAGGGTTAAAAATGTATTAGCTGGGACTATAGTTTTTGCTAAGCAAACACCTGTGCTTGATAAGGTTGTAATAGTAGAAAATGGTAATGGAATTCATACTATTTACGCACATCTTGATAAGATCGCTCCTACGATTAAGGTAGGTCAAAAGGTCAAAAAAGGCTATGTAATTGGACGAGTTAAGCAAGATTTGACATTTGAAGTAACACAGAAAAATTATCACATAAATCCGCTAGAGCTGATCGCTATGAATTGA
- the pyrH gene encoding UMP kinase, with the protein MSKNKRILVKFSGEALAGGNGFGIDSHILRYIAGEIKSLVNNGIEVGIVIGGGNIIRGVSAAEGGIIKRTSGDHMGMLATVINAIAMREALEHSGLDVRVQSAIKMEAICETFITGRAQRHLEKKRVVIFAAGTGNPFFTTDTAATLRAIEINADMIIKATKVNGVYDKDPMKFNDAKLLNELSYERAMEDNIKVMDDTAIALAKDNSLPIIVCNMFEDGNLLKIANGDYTNCSIVKNL; encoded by the coding sequence ATGAGTAAGAATAAGCGAATTTTAGTTAAATTTTCTGGGGAAGCACTAGCTGGCGGTAATGGATTTGGGATTGATTCTCATATTTTAAGATATATTGCTGGGGAGATTAAGTCGCTAGTTAATAATGGCATCGAAGTTGGCATTGTAATTGGTGGTGGCAATATAATTCGTGGTGTGAGTGCTGCTGAGGGCGGTATCATTAAAAGAACTAGTGGTGATCATATGGGTATGCTAGCTACTGTGATTAACGCTATTGCTATGCGTGAAGCTTTGGAGCACTCTGGGCTTGATGTAAGAGTCCAAAGCGCAATTAAGATGGAGGCTATTTGTGAGACATTTATTACAGGTAGGGCTCAAAGACATTTGGAGAAAAAAAGGGTTGTGATATTTGCTGCTGGGACGGGAAATCCATTTTTTACTACTGATACTGCTGCGACTTTAAGAGCAATTGAGATAAATGCAGATATGATTATCAAAGCTACAAAGGTAAATGGCGTATATGATAAGGATCCGATGAAATTTAATGACGCAAAACTCCTAAATGAGCTAAGTTATGAAAGAGCTATGGAGGATAATATCAAGGTTATGGATGATACTGCTATTGCTTTAGCTAAGGATAACTCTTTACCAATTATAGTTTGTAATATGTTTGAAGATGGTAATTTATTGAAAATTGCAAACGGAGATTATACTAACTGCTCGATAGTTAAGAATTTATAA
- a CDS encoding DNA-directed RNA polymerase subunit omega, translated as MRIEEIAAKALEAVGDDRYKLALLVAKRAEALANGAQILVDINTQKMKYTDIALLEIAYGKIALEGIVESNR; from the coding sequence ATGAGAATAGAAGAGATAGCGGCTAAGGCTTTAGAAGCTGTGGGCGATGATAGATATAAATTAGCACTTTTAGTGGCTAAAAGAGCTGAAGCTTTAGCAAATGGGGCGCAAATTTTAGTAGATATAAACACACAAAAGATGAAATATACTGATATTGCGCTTTTAGAGATAGCTTATGGTAAAATTGCTTTAGAGGGAATAGTTGAATCAAATAGATAG